Proteins co-encoded in one Plasmodium berghei ANKA genome assembly, chromosome: 11 genomic window:
- a CDS encoding phosphoinositide phosphatase SAC1, putative, producing the protein MNSACIIPKKKYYLEFHKSHVSVINVESYVKSTLKITYSEELSLTKEKEYIDKNVIDEYEENNRFWFFGCLGIIKADNINFLVIVSDAEIVSYLFNHAIYRIKKISFIQLNDEEISKNECGDYEYEICRLWNSGKLTRVCENLKGIKCSSSYNGFYKRRNNKNELNRGHSFNNKFDQNAIFLNNHVSGYSNESYIHKFKNSNLKRGILDTLNYFFSAFNKGPFYFSYYYNLTVSLQTNYINESKKGNNIDAKMKNMVKSYMNNDKGIKDVLVFEKVRFDEINPEYAWNWKIIDSFIKANGYAFVIFPIHGYVNSIALEIKKKDDTKCEDDVNKIHIFLISRKNKNRGGVRFWCRGGNEKGEVANFVETEQIVISKDIKETNIFSYIIIRGSIPVLWSQEPALNLRPKINICFDMNKNIKTINLHMEKLKKRYGKIHITNLINKKFKEKYLGEHFERCLKECNVDHSYIWFDFNSELKNFNFEKFQSSLKSIINDLKNYSYFFITIPNDKKYNLGHGKFYKSWSSIKVNNFQNGVFRVNCIDCLDRTNVFQSFLSKCVLFLQLKNININIAQKNNFPFYFFKNQYHEMLYRKNWINNANAISIIYSGSGALKNDITQNGKRTISGLFQDLYHTISRYINNNFRDGYNNDCINIITNENINFQNLFNKKIKYNKIMNVIFEFIVIFSTSICTNPIQNLLRRLYFFSHSVTHSTISQSINYIFFILNKNPHLFVFPFNQVQYIRLISIISQVSGLFFTSFFVFLFFCFYVFTQRRRVISFPRFESQ; encoded by the coding sequence ATGAATAGTGCTTGTATCATAcccaaaaaaaagtattattTAGAATTTCATAAAAGTCATGTATCAGTTATTAATGTTGAAAGTTATGTAAAATCgacattaaaaataacatattcTGAAGAGTTAAGTTTAACGAAAGAAAAGGaatatattgataaaaatgttattgatgaatatgaagaaaataatagattTTGGTTTTTTGGATGTTTAGGGATAATTAAGgctgataatataaattttttagtaATAGTTTCAGATGCTGAAATAGTATCCTATTTATTTAACCATGCAATTTATaggattaaaaaaatatcatttatCCAACTAAatgatgaagaaataaGCAAAAATGAATGTGGAGATTATGAATATGAGATTTGTCGTTTGTGGAATAGTGGGAAATTGACTAGAGTGTGCGAAAACCTTAAGGGAATAAAGTGTAGTAGTAGCTATAACGgtttttataaaagaagaaataaCAAGAATGAATTAAATAGAGGTCATTcctttaataataaatttgatcAAAAtgctatatttttgaaCAATCATGTTTCAGGATATAGCAATGAAtcttatatacataaatttaaaaatagtaatttAAAAAGAGGGATTTTAGATAccttgaattattttttcagtGCTTTTAACAAAGGaccattttatttttcctaTTACTATAATTTAACAGTATCTTTacaaacaaattatataaatgaatcgaaaaaaggaaataacaTTGATgcaaaaatgaaaaatatggtTAAGagttatatgaataatgaTAAAGGTATTAAGGATGTTTTAGTTTTTGAAAAAGTTCGTtttgatgaaataaatcCAGAATATGCATGGAACTGGAAAATCATAGATAGCTTTATAAAAGCCAATGGATATgcttttgttatatttccGATACATGGGTATGTCAATTCGATTGCTTtggaaattaaaaaaaaagacgaTACAAAATGTGAGGAtgatgtaaataaaatccacatctttttaatatcccgaaaaaataagaatagAGGTGGAGTGCGATTTTGGTGTCGAGGGGGGAACGAAAAAGGGGAAGTAGCAAATTTTGTTGAAACAGAACAAATAGTAATTTCTaaagatataaaagaaacaaatatttttagttatattataataagaGGATCTATACCAGTTTTATGGTCTCAAGAACCAGCATTAAATTTAAGGCccaaaataaacatatgctttgatatgaataaaaatataaaaacgaTAAATTTGCATatggaaaaattaaaaaaacgatatggtaaaatacatattacaaatttaataaataaaaaatttaaagaaaaatatttaggGGAACATTTTGAAAGATGTTTAAAAGAATGCAATGTCGATCATAGTTATATTTGGTTTGATTTTAATAGTGAacttaaaaattttaattttgaaaaatttcAAAGTTCGTTAAAATCTATAATTAAtgatttgaaaaattactcgtatttttttattactattcctaatgataaaaaatataatttaggacatggaaaattttataaatcaTGGTCATCAATTAAAGTTAACAATTTTCAAAATGGAGTATTTCGAGTTAATTGTATTGATTGTTTAGATAGAACAAATGTTTTTCAAAGCTTTTTGTCAAAatgtgttttatttttacaattaaaaaatataaatataaatatagcacaaaaaaataatttccctttttatttttttaaaaatcaATATCATGAAATGTtgtatagaaaaaattggATAAATAATGCAAATGCTAtaagtataatatatagtgGCTCTGGtgcattaaaaaatgatataactCAAAATGGGAAAAGAACTATATCTGGACTTTTTCAAGATTTATACCATACTATATCAAgatatattaacaataattttagagatggatataataatgattgtataaatataataacaaatgaaaatataaattttcaaaatttatttaataaaaaaattaaatataataaaataatgaatgtaatatttgaatttattgttattttttcaacCTCTATATGTACTAATCCGATACAAAATCTTTTAAGAcgattgtattttttttcacatagTGTTACTCATTCCACTATATCACAAagtattaattatatattttttattttaaataaaaatccacatttatttgtattccCTTTTAACCAAGTACAATATATTCGTCTTATATCTATAATATCTCAAGTTTCAGGATTGTTTTTTacttctttttttgtttttttatttttctgtttttatgttttcaCACAAAGGCGCCGAGTTATTTCATTCCCAAGGTTTGAAtcacaataa
- a CDS encoding large subunit rRNA methyltransferase, putative: protein MGKKKKVGKERIDKYYKLAKSAGYRARSAFKLIQIARKYNIFKNANILIDLCAAPGGWLQVAYKNMNKNSTIIGVDLVPIRKIDNNVITIKSDITSAECIKKIKDIIKYEKADVILNDGAPNVGTTYSYDSFNQNILVLSSIKLAYKFLTKGGIFITKVFRNEEYVSLIWVLEKLFGEVKHIKPRSSREISSEIYLIGLNFLGNKIDKKYFDFTYIFSNQFRKDENKLSNIHSKNETEEDSENDISGNDTDNNTSKHKTKKKKGLNTILKEKKKKNRQGYEEGDDYRTADISDFINSDNYVDLLIKSNKFIFDKNYEKSLDLLIKNTYEAIYTNKSTNNEIFNLCKDLKVLGKSDLFNLIKWRYKIKKSVMKMLTSNEEKTKQLVNNDDENTNQTTFEISKEENPINAETINTKSTVCEDNLEELSNSSNEGSENESINEFSKYIEKKEKKEKKKKEKKLKKELEKKKINKPLKIDYDENDIHFNKDMLNLLNKQNFKDHLNILNNNKNNNNLHISEDDFSASDEENRENFEDQNNDNDELERLEYLVDLDYKQQKIKENKKKNENKDEKSTRRKRAMDYKNEELMKIQKIMELKNEELMMKKKLNEYLSDDEATESNASDSFDEDNMKGNDNVETDQDIQNNKYEDVLNQNKHIKKIVDKIIMIRKNLKEREPEDESQTGTSRFFDQKIFSNIFNQLNNDEEGEDENSENDIKEINAKSLPKIPLPAKLAKKEKNKKLREKYGNNETKIKNASFSIVKTDTNNSENVNEYFSNLIKDDDELAFIKYVGEKLIHKKSRMDLIDDSFNRHSYLEDENTLPDWFVEDEKKYRKPVIPIDKTVLDQYKNKINRITKMPIKKVIEAKMRNKKREITKMKKLEAKIGKIEKDEDDPFLKQRAIANVLKKNKSEKKREKSYVVCTGKGSKMAKKNKKGGKTMVKFVDKRLKKDKKAKKRIEKKKKNISRVKYSKSRPFKFKKNF from the exons atggggaaaaaaaaaaaagttggaaaagaaagaatagataaatattataagcTTGCCAAATCGGCAGGATATAGAGCTAGATCagcatttaaattaatCCAAATTGCTaggaaatataatatatttaaaaatgcaaatatattaatagatTTATGTGCAGCCCCAGGAGGGTGGTTACAAGTAgcttataaaaatatgaataaaaatagcaCAATAATAGGTGTCGATTTAGTACCTATTCGtaaaattgataataatgtaATTACTATAAAAAGTGATATAACTTCAGCTGaatgcataaaaaaaattaaagatataataaaatacgAAAAAGCAGAtgttatattaaatgatgGGGCCCCAAATGTTGGTACAACATATTCATATGATAGTtttaatcaaaatattttagtaCTTAGTAGCATTAAATTGgcttataaatttttaacaaaaggaggtatatttattactaAAGTATTTAGAAATGAAGAATATGTATCTTTGATTTGGgttttagaaaaattatttggaGAAgttaaacatataaaacCAAGAAGCAGCAGAGAAATATCGtctgaaatatatttaataggTCTTAACTTTttaggaaataaaattgataaaaaatattttgattttacatatatatttagtaATCAATTTAgaaaagatgaaaataaattatctAATATTCATTCAAAAAACGAAACAGAAGAAGATTCCGAAAATGATATTAGTGGAAATGATACTGATAATAATACTTCTAAacataaaacaaaaaaaaaaaaaggattaaatacaattttaaaagaaaaaaagaaaaaaaatagacaaGGATATGAAGAAGGAGATGATTATAGAACAGCAGATATATctgattttataaatagcGACAATTATGttgatttattaataaaaagtaataaatttatttttgataaaaattatgaaaaatcgTTAGacttattaataaaaaatacttaTGAAGCTAtctatacaaataaatccactaataatgaaattttTAATCTTTGTAAAGATCTTAAAGTTTTGGGAAAATCAGatctttttaatttgataaaatggagatataaaattaaaaaatctGTCATGAAAATGTTAACAAgtaatgaagaaaaaacaaaacaacTCGTAAACAACGATGACGAAAATACAAATCAAACTACTTTTGAAATTAGTAAAGAAGAGAACCCAATAAATGCAGAAACAATTAACACAAAATCGACAGTTTGTGAAGACAATTTAGAGGAATTGAGTAATTCATCAAATGAAGGGTCAGAAAATGAAAGCATAAATGAATTTTCGAAATacattgaaaaaaaagaaaaaaaagaaaaaaaaaaaaaagaaaaaaaattaaaaaaagagcttgaaaaaaaaaaaataaataaacctCTTAAAATAGattatgatgaaaatgatatacaTTTTAACAAAGATATGTTAAATTTATTGaacaaacaaaattttaaagatCATCTAAATATactaaataataacaaaaataataataacctTCATATTAGTGAAGATGATTTTTCAGCTAGCGATGAAGAAAATCGTGAAAATTTTGAAGACCAAAATAATGACAATGACGAATTAGAAAGACTAGAATATTTAGTTGACTTAGATTATaaacaacaaaaaattaaagaaaataaaaaaaaaaatgaaaataaagatgaaaaaTCAACAAGAAGGAAAAGAGCAATggattataaaaatgaagaattgatgaaaatccaaaaaattatggaacttaaaaatgaagaattaatgatgaaaaaaaaattaaatgaatatcTTAGCGATGATGAAGCTACTGAAAGTAATGCAAGCGACTCATTTGATGAAGACAACATGAAAGGAAATGATAATGTAGAGACAGATCAAgatattcaaaataataaatatgaagaTGTATTAAAccaaaataaacatattaaaaaaatagttgataaaataataatgataagaAAGAATCTTAAAGAGAGGGAACCAGAAGATGAATCACAAACTGGTACAAGTAGATTTTTtgatcaaaaaatattctctaatatatttaaccagttaaataatgatgaagaaGGTGAAGATGAAAACAGCGAAAAcgatataaaagaaataaatgcaAAAAGCCTCCCAAAAATACCTTTACCTGCAAAATTAGCcaaaaaagagaaaaacaaaaaattaagggAAAAATACGGAAACAACGAAAcaaagataaaaaatgcatCTTTTTCTATAGTAAAAACAGACACAAACAATTCTGAGAATGttaatgaatatttttcaaatttaattaaagaTGACGATGAATTagcatttataaaatatgtaggcgaaaaattaattcataaaaaaagtagaATGGATCTAATTGATGATTCTTTTAATAGGCACTCTTATCTTGAAGATGAAAATACATTACCTGATTGGTTTGTCGAagacgaaaaaaaatatagaaaaccTGTTATACCAATAGATAAAACTGTACTAGatcaatataaaaataaaattaatagaaTAACAAAAATGCCTATTAAAAAGGTAATTGAAGCTAAAATGAGAAACAAAAAGCGagaaattacaaaaatgaaaaaattagaggcaaaaattggaaaaattgaaaaagatGAAGATGACCCTTTCTTAAAACAAAGAGCTATAGCAAATGTATTGAAAAAGAACAAATCGG aaaaaaaacgagAAAAATCATATGTTGTGTGCACTGGAAAAGGATCTAAGATGGcaaagaaaaacaaaaaggGCGGAAAAACGATGGTTAAGTTTGTTGATAAGAGACTTAAAAAGGATAAGAAAGCTAAAAAGCGGAtcgaaaaaaagaaaaaaaatatatcaagaGTTAAATACTCAAAATCAAGaccatttaaatttaaaaaaaatttttaa
- a CDS encoding V-type proton ATPase 21 kDa proteolipid subunit, putative, with amino-acid sequence MYNSWFEIIRGISPYNWALLGIALSLFLSIIGAAWGIFICGTSIVGASVKAPRIISKNLISIIFCEALGMYGVITAVFLQIKFSGLKTEVHSPLVLTSQTDPLIMNTIRGGWALFASGLTAGLSNLVSGVAVGITGSSCALGDAHSSDLFVRMLMIEICASVIGLYGLIVAIVSIGDIQMT; translated from the exons atgtataATTCATGGTTTGAAATAATTCGAGGTATATCGCCATATAACTGGGCGTTGTTAGGAATTGCATTATCTTTATTCCTTTCTATTATTGGCGCAGCATg gggaatatttatatgtggTACTAGTATAGTTGGAGCCTCAGTAAAAGCTCCACGtattatttcaaaaaatttaatttctattattttttgtgaaGCGTTAg GTATGTATGGAGTAATTACTGCAGTTTTTTTGCAAATTAAATTTAGTGGGTTAAAAACTGAAGTACATTCCCCACTTGTTTTAACATCCCAAACAGACCCATTAATTATGAATACCATACGGGGTGGATGGGCATTATTTGCAAGTGGACTAACTGCTGGTTTATCCAACCTTGTCTCTGG agTTGCTGTTGGAATTACAGGTAGTTCGTGTGCATTAGGAGATGCTCATAGTTCAGATCTTTTTGTAAGGATGCTGATGATTGAAATATGCGCAAGTGTTATAg GATTATACGGTTTAATTGTGGCAATAGTATCTATTGGAGATATACAAATGacataa
- a CDS encoding adenylosuccinate synthetase, putative, with the protein MNIFEHSIKNVDKGNVVAIVGTQWGDEGKGKIIDILSKYSDITCRFNGGGNAGHTICVGDKKHALHLLPCGVLYENNINILGNCMVIHLKTLMKEINNLGNNILDRIYISEKAHILFDIHQEIDAIQEIRKSKDGNAIGTTKKGIGPCYSTKASRIGIRMGSLRNFENFKKLYIKLIDNLMDLYNIKDYNKEEELNEFYTYHLIFKDKIINIISYINKSIDSKKYILIEGANAAMLDIDLGTYPFVTSSSTTLGGIFSGLGIHHKKLNLVVGVVKSYLTRVGSGPFLTEQCNEIGEYLTKKGFEYGTTTKRPRRCGWLDLPMIFYVKYINCIDIINLTKLDVLSGLKEIYICIDYKNKTTGELLERGNYPLEYEQLREYEPVYEKFEGWDEDITNCIEFYELPENAKKYVLAIESYIKTPIVWIGVGPTRNNTITRKFD; encoded by the exons ATGAACATTTTTGAACatagtataaaaaatgttgaCAAGGGAAATGTAGTGGCTATAGTGGGCACACAGTGGGGTGATGAAggaaaaggaaaaataattgatatattatcaaaatattcaGATATAACATGTCGATTTAATGGTGGAGGTAACGCAGGCCACACAATATGTGTTGGGGATAAAAAGCATGCTTTACATTTATTACCATGTGGGgttttatatgaaaataatataaatatattaggTAATTGTATGGtaatacatttaaaaacattaatgaaagaaataaataatttaggtaataatatacttgatagaatatatatttctgaGAAGgcacatatattatttgatatacATCAAGAAATTGATGCAATACAAGAAATTCGAAAGTCAAAAGATGGAAATGCAATTGGCACAACAAAAAAAGGTATAGGCCCTTGTTATTCAACCAAAGCATCAAGAATTGGTATAAGAATGGGATCATTAagaaattttgaaaattttaaaaaattatatataaaattaattgataatttaatggatttatataatattaaagattataataaagaagaaGAATTAAATGAGTTTTACACATATCATCTAATATTTaaagataaaattataaatattatatcatatataaataaaagtatagactcaaaaaaatatattttaatagaAGGTGCTAATGCAGCAATGTTAGATATTGATCTCGGTACTTATCCATTTGTAACTAGTAGTAGCACAACGCTTGGTGGAATTTTTTCAGGTTTAGGAATACATCACAAAAAGTTAAATTTAGTAGTAGGTGTTGTTAAAAGTTACTTAACAAGAGTTGGGTCAGGACCCTTTCTAACTGAGCAATGCAACGAAATAGGGGaatatttaacaaaaaaggGTTTTGAATATGGCACTACAACTAAACGCCCTAGACGATGTGGATGGTTAGATTTACCtatgattttttatgttaaatatataaattgtaTTGACATTATTAATCTTACAAAATTAGATGTTTTATCTGGATtgaaagaaatatatatatgtattgattataaaaataaaactacAG gcGAACTACTCGAAAGGGGAAACTATCCCTTAGAATATGAACAACTAAGAGAATATGAACCagtatatgaaaaattcGAAGGATGGGATGAAGATATAACTAATTGTATtgaattttatgaattacCAGAAAAtgctaaaaaatatgttttggCTATCGAAAGTTATATAAAGACACCAATTGTATGGATTGGGGTAGGGCCAACTAgaaataatacaattaCTAGAAAATTCGAttaa
- a CDS encoding 60S ribosomal protein L7-2, putative, translated as MHKGKQNKKAINNKFGNQKKKHVKFKRVKKVQFKGEKKILIQKSEKDQTPKKTQKKKKFNTAYKKKEYEKKLQKQENEYLNLKKQLENERFGDNIHCIFAMKNNVDCINPKSKEILQELNLQETFKGILLVNTKENMEKLFLVKPYICYGYLKKYNCYNLLEKKLYLKDNEEIKRCDSNKIIEKLFGSEGVNSFPLFCEYIFECKKNANMIMKEYIIPFDFSFLKNSTTFDFLQFKNELVGFMRDEINDVLEKII; from the exons ATGCATAAAGGTAAACAGAATAAGAAAgctataaataataaatttggaaatcagaaaaaaaaacatgtaaaatttaaaagagTTAAGAAAGTACAATTTAAgggagaaaaaaaaatcttaATACAAAAATCGGAAAAAGATCAAACTCCCAAAAAG acacaaaaaaaaaaaaaattcaatacagcatacaaaaaaaaagaatatgaaaaaaagtTACAAAAACAggaaaatgaatatttaaatttaaaaaaacaactGGAGAATGAAAGATTTGGTGATAATATACATTGTATCTTTgcaatgaaaaataatgtcGATTGTATTAATCCGAAGTCAAAAGAAATTCTTCAG GAACTAAATTTACAAGAAACATTTAAAGGAATATTATTAGTAAATACAAAAGAGAATATGGAAAAACTATTTCTTGTAAAAccttatatatgttatggttatttaaaaaaatataattgttataatttattagaaaaaaaactatatttaaaagataatgaagaaataaagCGATGtgattcaaataaaataattgaaaaaCTATTTGGCAGTGAAGGTGTAAATTCATTTCCTCTATTTtgtgaatatatttttgaatgtAAAAAGAATGCAAACATGATAATGaaagaatatattattccatttgacttttcttttttaaaaaattcaacAACATTCGACTTTTTGCAATTCAAGAATGAGCTTGTTGGTTTTATGAGggatgaaataaatgatgtcctagaaaaaattatataa